The following coding sequences are from one Oncorhynchus clarkii lewisi isolate Uvic-CL-2024 chromosome 20, UVic_Ocla_1.0, whole genome shotgun sequence window:
- the LOC139376542 gene encoding arginase-1-like, which produces MVIMKSSGGLQLAFRIYKRSHHSVGIIGAPFSKGQPRDGVEKGPDLIRAAGLVEKLKAQGCAVRDYGNVTFEEVANDEPIGNVKRPRAVGSANQRLSAAVHAVKNDGHTCVMLGGDHSLAIGSIQGHAAAKKDLSVVWVDAHADINTPLTSPTGNIHGQPMSYLIHELQSKIPVLPNFSWIKPCVSAKDIVYIGLRDVDPEEHHILKLLGIKVYSMTEVDRLGIAKVMEETCDYIFSKVKKPIHLSYDIDALDPSISPATGTPVVGGLTYREGIYITEHISQTGLLSAVDMVEVNPKRGRTDDEISSTVNAAVDLIRGCFGKRREGNHPADYKMPLP; this is translated from the exons ATGGTCATTATGAAAAGCTCGGGAGGATTACAACTCGCCTTCAGAATTTATAAGCGAAGTCATCACTCAGTTGGAATTATTGGAGCgcctttttcaaaaggacaa CCGCGGGATGGTGTGGAGAAAGGACCAGACCTCATTCGCGCAGCCGGATTGGTGGAGAAGCTTAAAGCGCAAG GCTGTGCGGTCAGAGACTATGGCAACGTGACGTTTGAGGAGGTGGCCAACGATGAGCCAATAGGCAATGTGAAGAGACCCAGAGCAGTGGGCAGCGCCAACCAACGTCTGTCTGCTGCCGTCCACGCTGTGAAAAATGACGGACACACCTGTGTGATGCTGGGAGGAGACcacag TTTGGCAATAGGCTCGATCCAGGGGCATGCAGCAGCTAAGAAGGACCTCAGTGTGGTATGGGTGGACGCCCATGCAGACATCAACACACCCCTGACCTCCCCTACAGGCAATATCCACGGACAGCCCATGTCCTACCTCATCCACGAGCTGCAATCCAAG ATTCCAGTTCTGCCAAATTTCTCTTGGATAAAGCCATGCGTATCAGCCAAAGACATAGTCTACATTGGCTTGAGAGACGTGGATCCAGAGGAGCA CCATATCCTGAAGCTACTGGGTATCAAAGTTTACTCCATGACTGAGGTGGATCGCCTTGGAATCGCCAAAGTGATGGAGGAGACATGTGACTACATCTTCTCAAA GGTGAAGAAGCCCATCCATCTGAGCTATGACATCGACGCCCTGGACCCATCAATCTCCCCGGCCACAGGAACCCCAGTAGTGGGAGGGCTGACCTACAGGGAGGGAATCTACATCACAGAGCACATCAGTCAGACAG GGCTGCTGTCTGCAGTGGACATGGTGGAGGTGAACCCTAAGAGGGGCAGGACAGATGATGAGATCAGCTCCACGGTCAACGCTGCAGTAGATCTGATACGTGGCTGCTTCGGAAAGCGTCGGGAGGGAAACCACCCTGCAGACTACAAGATGCCCCTGCCTTGA